Below is a genomic region from Pseudarthrobacter sulfonivorans.
GGCTACTCCCTGGCGGAGCAGGCTGAGGATGCCGCTGCGGTCCTGGAGGCCCTCGACGTGCCGAGTGCCGCCGTCGTCGGCTCCTCCAGCGGCGGTTACGTCGGGCAGCAGCTGGCAATTGCCCATCCGGACAAGGTTGCCGCGCTGGTGCTGGTGGGCTGTCCCCTGAGCCTCCACGGACGGGCGCCCTTCGCCGACGAGGTGGACCGCCTGACGGACCCCCTCGACGAGGGCTGGGTCCGGGATTCCCTGTCCTGGTTTACCCTGCTGCATGACGTTCCGCAGTGGTTCCTTGAGGACCGCGTGCGCGACGGCCTCAGGATGCCGGCCCACGCCTGGAAGGGCATCCTGGCCGGCCTGACCGAAGCAACCCCACCCACGGATGCGGGAACCATCCACGCCCCCACGCTGATCCTGTGGGGCGGCCAGGACAACCTGCTGCCGCGCAGCGACCAGGATATCCTGGCAGCCCGGATCCCCGGCTCCGTGCTGAAGGTCTATCCCGACGTGGCGCACCTGGTGCTGTGGGAGTGTCCGGAACGGGTGGCGGAAGATACGACGGAGTTCCTCGCCTCCCTCGCCTAGCCAAGCAACAGCTCAGCGGCGCCGCCGGGATTCGGGCAGGAGGAGCCACACCAGATAGGCGCCGCCCATCACCACGGTCACCACGCCCACCGGGGCGGAGCTCCCCAGCCGTGGACCGCCGTCGTAATTCCCGACGGCGGCCGCCGGCCAGGTGAGGGGCTCAGCTGAGGTATCCGTTCGGGTTGAGGACGTACTTGGTGGCCGCTCCGGCGTCGAACTCGGCATAGCCCCTGGGCGCATCCTCCAGGGTGATCGCCTTCGCGTTCACGTTCTTGGCGATGCTCACCTTGTCATGCAGGATGGCCATCATCAGTTGCCGGTTGTACTTCATCACCGGGCATTGTCCGGTGGTGAAGCTGAGCGACTTGGCCCAGCCGGTGCCCAGGCTCAGGCTCAGCGCACCCTTCTTGGCAGCTTCGTCTACGCCTCCCGGATCGCCGGTGACGTACAGCCCGGGAATGCCCAGCGCACCGCCGGCCGCGGTGACTTCCATCAGCGAGTTCAGCACCGTGGCAGGTGCCTCCTTGGCGTCATGGCCGTGGCCGCGCGCTTCGAAGCCCACCGCGTCCACGCCGCAGTCCACTTCCGGGACGCCCAGGATCTGCTCGATCTGCTCCGCGGGGCCACCCTCCGCGAGGTCAATCGTTTCGCACCCAAAGCTGCGCGCCTGCGCCAGCCGGTCGGCGTTCAAGTCCCCCACGATCACGACGGCGGCACCCAGCAAGTGCGCGCTGGTGGCCGCTGCGAGGCCAACAGGCCCGGCGCCGGCCACATACACTGTGGAGCCGACGCCCACCCCGGCCGTCACGGCGCCGTGGAAGCCGGTGGGGAAAATGTCCGACAGCATGGTCAGGTCCATGATCTTTTCCAGGGCCTGGTCCTTGTCCGGAAACTTCAGCAGGTTCCAGTCTGCGTACGGGACCAGCACATAGTTGGCCTGGCCGCCCACCCAGCCGCCCATATCCACATAACCGTAGGCGCTGCCGGGGCGGTCCGGATTAACGTTCAGGCAGATGCCGGTCTTGCGTTCCTTGCAGTTCCGGCAGCGGCCGCAGGCGATGTTGAAGGGCACCGAACAGATGTCCCCCACTTTGATGAACTCGACGCCGGGACCAACCTCCACCACCTCGCCGGTGATCTCGTGCCCCAGCACCAGGTTGGGCGGCGCCGTGGTGCGCCCGCGGACCATGTGCTGGTCCGAACCGCAGATGTTGGTGGCCACGGTTTTCAGGATGACCCCGTGGGGTACTGTGCGCCCCACGTTCGCCGGATTCACGCCCGGGCCGTCTTGGAGTTCGAAGCTTGGATAGTCGATGTCGATCAGTTCGACCTTGCCCGGTTCTTTGTAGGCAACGGCTTTGTTCCCAGTCATCAGTGCTCTCCTCTGGTCAGAACGGCGAAGCCCGGTGGGGCCGCCATGAATCATGAGTGTTGTGATGGACCCTCGCGTGCAGGGGGCCTGCCCGTGGCTTGAGCAGCTGGATGTTTTCCTGGCGTTGGGGGTCCGGCCAGTCTAGGCATGCCGGCCCGAAGGGTCCATAGCCCGAACCCCCTATTTGCTCCCCTGCCGGGGGCCGTCTGGCCTGGCGGAATTCAGGCCGCCAGCCGGACCGGTGC
It encodes:
- a CDS encoding alpha/beta fold hydrolase, translating into MDSEVRYLRLRTGITVPCGIHGDADAKPVLLLHAWGESSGSFDRLIPLLTGFRVYTPDLRGQGEADKPEGGYSLAEQAEDAAAVLEALDVPSAAVVGSSSGGYVGQQLAIAHPDKVAALVLVGCPLSLHGRAPFADEVDRLTDPLDEGWVRDSLSWFTLLHDVPQWFLEDRVRDGLRMPAHAWKGILAGLTEATPPTDAGTIHAPTLILWGGQDNLLPRSDQDILAARIPGSVLKVYPDVAHLVLWECPERVAEDTTEFLASLA
- the fdhA gene encoding formaldehyde dehydrogenase, glutathione-independent, giving the protein MTGNKAVAYKEPGKVELIDIDYPSFELQDGPGVNPANVGRTVPHGVILKTVATNICGSDQHMVRGRTTAPPNLVLGHEITGEVVEVGPGVEFIKVGDICSVPFNIACGRCRNCKERKTGICLNVNPDRPGSAYGYVDMGGWVGGQANYVLVPYADWNLLKFPDKDQALEKIMDLTMLSDIFPTGFHGAVTAGVGVGSTVYVAGAGPVGLAAATSAHLLGAAVVIVGDLNADRLAQARSFGCETIDLAEGGPAEQIEQILGVPEVDCGVDAVGFEARGHGHDAKEAPATVLNSLMEVTAAGGALGIPGLYVTGDPGGVDEAAKKGALSLSLGTGWAKSLSFTTGQCPVMKYNRQLMMAILHDKVSIAKNVNAKAITLEDAPRGYAEFDAGAATKYVLNPNGYLS